The following are encoded together in the Kribbella voronezhensis genome:
- a CDS encoding ABC transporter permease, with the protein MLRDSRRTGRSAVAVRRRHKTLVYALRLLLLVLILGGWELSVSLWLDPFFYSKPSLIWDKLVIWFTDGTAQGSIWAQIGVTLQEAALGFVLGSLVGVILGILLGRARLLAEVVSPYIQALNAVPRIVLAALFVIWFGLGMESKIATAFVLVFFPVFFNAFQGAREVDRNLVNNARILGAGRGQVLWSIVVPSSTSWILASLHTAFGFALIGAIVGEYTGATRGLGLLISTAQGSFDAAGIYAGMLITTVLALLAEVVLGLAERRLLRWRPPAQASFVAAI; encoded by the coding sequence GTGTTGCGTGATTCCCGCCGCACCGGCCGATCGGCCGTCGCCGTACGGCGACGGCACAAGACGCTCGTCTATGCGCTCCGCTTGCTGCTGCTGGTGCTGATCCTCGGTGGCTGGGAGCTGTCCGTCAGCTTGTGGCTCGACCCGTTCTTCTACTCCAAGCCCAGCCTGATCTGGGACAAGCTGGTCATCTGGTTCACCGACGGCACCGCGCAGGGCTCGATCTGGGCCCAGATCGGCGTGACGCTGCAGGAGGCCGCTCTCGGCTTCGTCCTCGGCTCGCTGGTCGGCGTCATCCTCGGCATCCTGCTCGGCCGCGCCCGGCTGCTTGCCGAGGTCGTCTCGCCGTACATCCAGGCCCTCAACGCCGTACCGCGGATCGTGCTGGCGGCGTTGTTCGTGATCTGGTTCGGGCTCGGGATGGAGTCCAAGATCGCCACCGCGTTCGTGCTGGTCTTCTTCCCGGTCTTCTTCAACGCCTTCCAGGGTGCCCGCGAGGTCGACCGCAACCTGGTCAACAACGCTCGCATCCTGGGCGCCGGCCGGGGCCAGGTGCTCTGGTCGATCGTGGTCCCGAGTTCGACGTCGTGGATCCTGGCGTCCCTGCACACCGCCTTCGGGTTCGCCCTGATCGGCGCCATCGTCGGTGAGTACACCGGCGCCACCCGGGGTCTGGGCCTGCTGATCAGCACCGCCCAAGGCTCCTTCGACGCAGCCGGCATCTACGCCGGAATGCTGATCACCACCGTGCTCGCACTGCTGGCCGAGGTCGTGCTCGGCCTGGCCGAACGGCGGTTGCTGCGCTGGCGTCCACCGGCCCAGGCATCCTTCGTCGCCGCCATCTGA
- a CDS encoding ABC transporter substrate-binding protein, translating to MTIRPAAIGVPVLAAALVLTGCQTQNKSGTSSGSSSSDKVTIMVGGAAKVIYMPAKLTEQLGYFKDQGLNVELVDTPAGVTAETALLANQAQGVVGFYDHTIDMQAKGKCLQSVVQFANVPGEVEMVSKAQAGTIKSPADFKGRKLGVTSAGSSTDFLTQYLAGNAGVGTADYTTVKAGADSTFIAAMNSGGIDAGMTTDPTVARLTKTGDGKILLDLRTEEGTKKALGGLYPASSLYMACDYVAAHKDVVQKLANAFVKTLGFITSNDAATIAAKMPADYAGTDKQLYIKSITDSKGMFNATGVMDPDGAKNALAVLGKFSPAVKPKKDTIDIAKTYTTEFAKAAKS from the coding sequence GTGACAATCCGTCCTGCTGCAATCGGCGTCCCCGTGCTGGCCGCCGCCCTCGTCCTCACCGGCTGCCAGACCCAGAACAAGTCCGGTACGTCGTCCGGCTCGTCGTCCTCGGACAAGGTCACCATCATGGTCGGCGGTGCGGCCAAGGTGATCTACATGCCGGCCAAACTGACCGAACAACTCGGCTACTTCAAGGACCAGGGGCTGAACGTCGAACTCGTCGACACCCCCGCCGGCGTCACCGCCGAGACCGCGCTGCTGGCCAACCAGGCCCAAGGGGTCGTCGGCTTCTACGACCACACCATCGACATGCAGGCCAAGGGCAAGTGCCTGCAGAGCGTCGTCCAGTTCGCGAACGTGCCGGGCGAGGTCGAGATGGTGTCCAAGGCCCAGGCCGGCACGATCAAGAGCCCGGCGGACTTCAAGGGCCGCAAGCTCGGCGTCACGAGTGCCGGGTCGTCGACCGACTTCCTGACCCAGTACCTAGCCGGCAACGCCGGGGTCGGGACGGCCGACTACACGACCGTCAAGGCCGGCGCGGACTCGACATTCATCGCCGCGATGAACTCCGGCGGCATCGACGCCGGGATGACGACCGACCCGACCGTCGCACGGCTGACGAAGACGGGCGACGGCAAGATCCTGCTGGACCTGCGGACCGAGGAGGGCACGAAGAAGGCGCTCGGAGGGTTGTACCCGGCGAGCTCGCTCTACATGGCGTGCGACTACGTTGCCGCGCACAAGGACGTCGTACAGAAGCTGGCGAACGCTTTCGTGAAGACGCTCGGGTTCATCACGAGCAACGACGCGGCGACCATCGCCGCCAAGATGCCGGCCGACTACGCGGGCACCGACAAGCAGCTCTACATCAAGTCGATCACCGACTCCAAGGGCATGTTCAACGCCACCGGGGTGATGGACCCCGACGGCGCCAAGAACGCGCTCGCGGTCCTCGGCAAGTTCTCCCCGGCGGTCAAGCCGAAGAAGGACACCATCGACATCGCCAAGACCTACACCACAGAATTCGCGAAAGCCGCCAAGAGCTGA
- a CDS encoding succinate dehydrogenase/fumarate reductase iron-sulfur subunit — protein MSYKGKFRVWRGDAEGGDLKDYEVEVNEGEVVLDVIHRLQGTQAPDLAVRWNCKAGKCGSCSAEINGKPKLMCMCRMNTFEEDEVVTVTPMRTFPVIRDLVTDVSFNYQKAREIPAFTPPADLKPGEYRMQQVDVERSQEFRKCIECFLCQDTCHVIRDHEENKESFSGPRFLMRIAELDMHPLDAADRKNAAQEEHGLGFCNITKCCTEVCPEHIKITDNALIPMKERVADRKYDPIVWLGNKIRRRTP, from the coding sequence ATGAGTTACAAGGGCAAGTTCCGGGTCTGGCGTGGGGATGCCGAGGGCGGTGACCTCAAGGACTACGAGGTCGAGGTGAACGAGGGCGAGGTCGTCCTCGACGTCATCCACCGGCTGCAGGGCACCCAGGCGCCGGACCTGGCGGTTCGGTGGAACTGCAAGGCCGGCAAGTGCGGCTCCTGCAGCGCCGAGATCAACGGCAAGCCGAAACTGATGTGCATGTGCCGGATGAACACGTTCGAAGAGGACGAGGTCGTCACGGTCACGCCGATGCGCACCTTCCCGGTGATCCGTGACCTGGTCACCGACGTCTCCTTCAACTACCAGAAGGCCCGCGAGATCCCCGCGTTCACGCCGCCGGCCGACCTGAAGCCGGGCGAGTACCGGATGCAGCAGGTCGACGTGGAGCGCTCGCAGGAGTTCCGCAAGTGCATCGAGTGCTTCCTGTGCCAGGACACCTGCCACGTGATCCGTGACCACGAGGAGAACAAGGAGTCCTTCTCCGGTCCGCGCTTCCTGATGCGCATCGCCGAACTGGACATGCACCCGCTGGACGCCGCCGACCGCAAGAACGCGGCCCAGGAGGAGCACGGCCTCGGCTTCTGCAACATCACCAAGTGCTGCACCGAGGTCTGCCCCGAGCACATCAAGATCACCGACAACGCCCTCATCCCGATGAAGGAACGCGTCGCCGATCGCAAGTACGACCCGATCGTCTGGCTCGGCAACAAGATCCGCCGCCGCACCCCGTAA
- a CDS encoding fumarate reductase/succinate dehydrogenase flavoprotein subunit — MTELERHQYDVIVIGAGGAGLRAAIEAREQGKRTAIVCKSLFGKAHTVMAEGGCAAAMGNANSNDNWQTHYRDTMRGGKFLNNWRMAELHAQEAPDRVWELETYGALFDRTPDGKISQRNFGGHTYPRLAHVGDRTGLELIRTLQQKIVSLQQEDFAATGDYEANLKVYAECTITELLLDNTAGDTAAISGAFGYWRESGRFILFDAPAVILATGGVGKSFKVTSNSWEYTGDGHALAMRAGATLINMEFIQFHPTGMVWPPSVKGILVTESVRGDGGVLKNSEGKRFMFDYVPDVFRAQYAETEEEADRWYKDADNNRRPPELLPRDEVARAINSEVKAGRGTPHGGVFLDVSSRLPAEEIKRRLPSMHHQFKELADVDITAEPMEVGPTCHYVMGGVEVDPDTASSVVPGLFAAGEVAGGMHGSNRLGGNSLSDLLVFGRRAGAGAAMYVESLGQNRPKIAEADIDAAAAEALAPFELEGGENPYTIHQELQQSMNDLVGIIRKAEEMEQALAKLAEFRGRIAKMTVEGHRQFNPGWHLALDLRNMLTVSECVAKAALLREESRGGHTRDDFPGMNADWRKLLLVCSLQADGGVDVVKKDQIPMREDLLELFELDELKKYLTEEELPA, encoded by the coding sequence ATGACTGAGCTGGAACGACACCAATACGACGTGATCGTGATCGGCGCCGGCGGCGCCGGTCTGCGGGCCGCGATCGAGGCCCGCGAACAGGGCAAGCGCACCGCGATCGTCTGCAAGTCGCTGTTCGGCAAGGCGCACACCGTGATGGCCGAGGGCGGCTGCGCGGCGGCGATGGGCAACGCGAACTCCAACGACAACTGGCAGACCCACTACCGCGACACGATGCGCGGCGGAAAGTTCCTGAACAACTGGCGGATGGCGGAACTGCACGCGCAGGAAGCCCCCGACCGGGTCTGGGAACTGGAGACGTACGGCGCCCTGTTCGACCGCACCCCGGACGGCAAGATCAGCCAGCGCAACTTCGGCGGTCACACCTACCCGCGGCTCGCCCACGTCGGCGACCGGACCGGGCTCGAACTCATCCGCACCCTGCAGCAGAAGATCGTCTCGCTGCAGCAGGAGGACTTCGCGGCCACCGGCGACTACGAGGCCAACCTCAAGGTGTACGCCGAGTGCACGATCACCGAGTTGCTTCTTGACAACACAGCCGGCGACACCGCAGCTATATCAGGTGCCTTCGGCTACTGGCGTGAGTCGGGCCGCTTCATCCTGTTCGACGCGCCCGCGGTCATCCTGGCCACCGGCGGTGTCGGCAAGTCGTTCAAGGTCACCTCGAACTCGTGGGAGTACACGGGTGACGGGCACGCCCTGGCGATGCGGGCCGGCGCGACGCTGATCAACATGGAGTTCATCCAGTTCCACCCGACCGGCATGGTCTGGCCGCCGTCGGTGAAGGGCATCCTGGTCACCGAGTCGGTCCGCGGTGACGGCGGCGTGCTGAAGAACTCCGAGGGCAAGCGGTTCATGTTCGACTACGTGCCGGACGTGTTCCGCGCGCAGTACGCGGAGACCGAGGAAGAGGCCGACCGCTGGTACAAGGACGCCGACAACAACCGGCGGCCACCGGAACTGCTGCCGCGTGACGAGGTCGCCCGGGCGATCAACTCCGAGGTGAAGGCCGGCCGCGGTACGCCGCACGGCGGTGTCTTCCTGGATGTGTCGTCGCGGCTCCCGGCCGAGGAGATCAAGCGCCGACTGCCGTCGATGCACCACCAGTTCAAGGAACTGGCGGACGTCGACATCACGGCCGAGCCGATGGAGGTCGGGCCGACCTGTCACTACGTGATGGGTGGCGTCGAGGTCGACCCGGACACCGCGTCGTCCGTCGTACCGGGTCTGTTCGCGGCCGGTGAGGTCGCCGGCGGCATGCACGGGTCGAACCGGCTGGGCGGCAACTCGCTGTCCGACCTGCTCGTGTTCGGCCGCCGGGCCGGTGCCGGCGCGGCGATGTACGTCGAGTCGCTCGGCCAGAACCGGCCGAAGATCGCCGAGGCCGACATCGACGCGGCAGCGGCCGAGGCGCTCGCGCCCTTCGAACTCGAGGGCGGCGAGAACCCGTACACGATCCACCAGGAACTGCAGCAGTCGATGAACGACCTGGTCGGCATCATCCGCAAGGCCGAGGAGATGGAGCAGGCGCTGGCGAAGCTGGCCGAGTTCCGTGGCCGGATCGCGAAGATGACGGTCGAGGGGCACCGGCAGTTCAACCCGGGCTGGCACCTCGCGCTGGACCTGCGCAACATGCTGACCGTGTCGGAGTGCGTCGCGAAGGCGGCCCTGCTGCGCGAGGAGTCCCGCGGCGGTCACACCCGCGACGACTTCCCGGGCATGAACGCCGACTGGCGCAAGCTGCTGCTGGTCTGCTCGCTGCAGGCCGACGGCGGGGTCGACGTGGTCAAGAAGGACCAGATCCCGATGCGCGAGGACCTGCTGGAACTGTTCGAGCTGGACGAGCTGAAGAAGTACCTGACCGAGGAGGAACTGCCGGCATGA